The following coding sequences are from one Musa acuminata AAA Group cultivar baxijiao chromosome BXJ1-6, Cavendish_Baxijiao_AAA, whole genome shotgun sequence window:
- the LOC103974426 gene encoding uncharacterized protein LOC103974426, translated as MATSTISSSPLLLAAPKCASRASSKLCFDPSPRLTTSGRPRLDLCTRKRRFGGDSLKSSRIWRVSAVAEETLPPEATVEKAQQIIPAAAEDSAASTVVSALLVVAFIGLSILTIGVIYLAVQDFLRKREREKFEKEDAEKKKKGGKKAKAKARTGPRGFGQKIEEDED; from the exons ATGGCAACATCAACCATATCTTCgtctcctctcctcctcgctgCTCCCAAATGCGCTTCCCGTGCTTCTTCCAAGCTATGCTTCGATCCGAGTCCCCGACTGACCACCTCCGGTCGCCCTCGACTAGATCTATGCACACGGAAGAGAAGGTTTGGAGGAGATTCACTCAAAAGCTCTCGAATTTGGCGGGTCTCGGCTGTCGCGGAGGAAACTTTGCCTCCGGAGGCCACCGTGGAGAAGGCCCAGCAGATTATTCCCGCCGCTGCTGAAGACAGCGCTGCATCCACCGTCGTCTCTGCTTTACTCGTCGTCGCCTTTATCGGACTCTCCATCCTCACCATAGGG GTGATCTACTTGGCAGTGCAAGATTTTCTgaggaaaagagaaagagagaagtttgagaaagaagatgcagaaaagaagaagaagggaggaaagAAAGCAAAAGCCAAGGCAAGGACTGGACCAAGAGGCTTTGGCCAGAAGATTGAAGAAGATGAGGATTAG
- the LOC103993050 gene encoding low-temperature-induced 65 kDa protein, translated as MGCRIHVESLQWSTQARLDEGWSRNATFSAPPKPPQTWQAFAAPSLLKCGAIPPCFFCELMRPLALLKSRKGREKTQMAQSGRNRLHFLDYCPGKHHLPASNLHPHKGVSSPRGHWSAPTTPTFREFYDHEDYHHHHAKKSVLVKVKEKARKWRQMLLKKRHGQGKHNPTPPWGVSLDAGLEEEDEHPRHHGASVSESETAPYAPAADSAPANHSSPQVKSTVTLLSTTDEESETMQKDEVRSEQPASDDHLGAVKDLPIPDTTVVPAAIDKAPMKDESMDQKPAGNSNKTLSETVTEMLTPAYAAVSEATQAIASKFQGSSPRYEMVAKQVWDKGVSMKEYLMQKLEPGEEDRALCEVITGAVSPRNVSHGCAEAGAVKTREEAVSSLTGKEESEGSPIPVSTNPRAGM; from the exons atgggTTGCCGAATTCATGTAGAGAGTCTTCAATGGTCCACACAGGCACGGCTCGACGAAGGGTGGTCAAGAAATGCCACCTTCTCCGCACCACCCAAACCTCCTCAAACTTGGCAAGCTTTTGCCGCTCCTTCCCTGCTTAAATGCGGTGCGATCCCTCCATGCTTCTTTTGCGAGTTGATGAGACCTCTCGCGTTGCTCAAGTCCAGGAAGGGAAGAGAGAAAACGCAAATGGCTCAATCAGGGAGGAACagattacattttcttgactACTGTCCGGGGAAACACCATCTTCCGGCCAGCAATCTGCACCCGCATAAAG GTGTGTCGTCTCCGCGTGGACATTGGTCGGCGCCGACGACGCCAACCTTCAGGGAATTCTACGACCATGAAGactaccaccaccaccatgcGAAGAAGTCGGTGCTGGTGAAGGTGAAGGAGAAGGCAAGGAAGTGGAGGCAGATGCTTCTGAAGAAGAGACATGGGCAGGGGAAACACAACCCCACACCACCCTGGGGAGTTAGCTTGGACGCGGGGCTCGAAGAAGAAGACGAACATCCCCGCCACCATGGCGCCTCCG TGTCCGAGTCAGAGACGGCACCGTATGCTCCTGCCGCTGACTCTGCTCCAGCGAATCATTCGAGTCCGCAGGTGAAATCAACAGTTACTCTACTCAGTACGACAGACGAGGAATCGGAGACGATGCAGAAGGATGAAGTGCGTAGTGAGCAACCGGCGTCGGACGACCACCTCGGCGCAGTCAAGGATCTACCCATACCAGACACGACTGTAGTGCCTGCTGCCATCGACAAGGCTCCCATGAAGGATGAGTCCATGGATCAAAAACCAGCCGGCAACAGCAATAAGACCCTGAGCGAGACGGTAACGGAGATGCTCACGCCGGCGTACGCTGCGGTGTCGGAGGCGACCCAAGCAATAGCCTCCAAGTTCCAGGGATCGAGTCCAAGGTACGAGATGGTCGCCAAGCAAGTGTGGGACAAGGGGGTCTCCATGAAGGAGTATCTGATGCAGAAGCTGGAGCCCGGAGAGGAAGACAGAGCTCTGTGCGAAGTCATTACCGGGGCGGTGAGCCCCAGAAATGTGAGCCATGGCTGTGCTGAAGCAGGCGCTGTGAAGACCAGGGAGGAAGCAGTCTCGTCTTTGACGGGAAAGGAGGAAAGCGAGGGGTCACCCATACCGGTCTCCACGAATCCTCGTGCAGGAATGTAA
- the LOC103974428 gene encoding transcription factor PCL1-like: MGEEAGSDDEFDRLSAADDVSSGGDDDDGRVLEWELGLPSGEELTPLSQPLVPPQLASAFSVKPEPARTALDVHRASQSTIFGLRHVAPSSDASAAFRSFSPFPPAAADETVAFEGDDPVVAGESSGKIPLFGPISRCAESPEAEPSTPQPDDSSDDHSARALKRPRLVWTPQLHKRFIDVVTHLGIKNAVPKTIMQLMNVEGLTRENVASHLQKYRLYLKRMQGIPDEGPSPSDHLFTSTPPATQSLHEQHVHTPMRYAMPAMFSMPVFGMAPPHGHGRPITMVPAVHSHGNGAHHAFEPQHPYGAFSERHKD, from the exons ATGGGCGAGGAGGCGGGCAGCGATGACGAATTCGACCGCCTGTCGGCTGCCGACGATGTAagcagcggcggcgacgacgacgacggcaggGTTCTCGAGTGGGAGCTCGGCCTCCCTAGCGGCGAGGAGCTCACTCCACTGTCCCAGCCCTTGGTACCGCCGCAGCTTGCCTCGGCTTTTAGCGTCAAGCCAGAGCCCGCCCGGACTGCGCTCGACGTCCATCGGGCCTCCCAGTCCACCATCTTCGGCCTCCGCCACGTCGCCCCCTCCTCCGATGCCTCCGCCGCCTTCAGATCCTTCTCCCCCTTCCCGCCCGCCGCCGCTGATGAAACCGTGGCCTTTGAGGGCGACGATCCGGTGGTCGCCGGTGAGTCTTCAGGCAAAATCCCACTTTTTGGGCCCATTTCCCGCTGCGCTGAATCGCCGGAGGCGGAACCGTCTACTCCCCAGCCGGACGATTCGAGCGACGACCACTCCGCGAGGGCCCTGAAGCGGCCGCGCCTCGTCTGGACGCCGCAGCTCCACAAGAGGTTCATCGATGTGGTCACCCATCTGGGGATCAAGAACGCGGTGCCGAAGACCATCATGCAGCTGATGAACGTGGAGGGACTGACGAGAGAGAACGTCGCGAGCCACCTCCAAAAGTATAGGCTTTACCTGAAAAGAATGCAAGGAATCCCAGACGAGGGGCCCTCGCCATCGGATCACCTGTTCACCTCAACGCCGCCGGCGACACAGAGTCTTCACGAGCAACATGTCCACACACCCATGCGGTATGCCATGCCGGCTATGTTCTCAATGCCAGTCTTTGGAATGGCTCCTCCACATGGACATGGTCGTCCGATCACAATGGTGCCGGCTGTACACAGTCACGGAAATGGAGCTCATCATGCGTTTGAGCCACAGCATCCTTATGGAGCTTTCAGCGAGCGGCACAAGGATTG A
- the LOC135677236 gene encoding uncharacterized protein LOC135677236 yields the protein MASVAPFLAPSPLSSSSSSSPRPPPAAAVAPSLRPAVPAFPWCGRRPAASRVVAVSAVGELSSDSNTYLIAGAIGVALVGTAFPILFSRRDICPECDGAGFVRQAGAALRANAARKDQSQIVCPRCNGLGKLGQIDK from the exons ATGGCTTCCGTGGCTCCCTTCTTAGCTCCCtcacctctttcttcttcttcttcttcctcccctcggCCACCACCGGCTGCAGCAGTCGCGCCTTCCCTGCGCCCGGCGGTTCCGGCCTTTCCTTGGTGCGGCAGAAGGCCTGCTGCTTCCAGGGTGGTGGCGGTGTCGGCAGTCGGGGAGCTGTCGTCCGACAGCAACACGTATCTGATCGCCGGAGCCATCGGTGTGGCGCTTGTCGGCACTGCTTTCCCCATACTCTTCTCTCGCAGGGACAT ATGCCCAGAGTGTGACGGAGCTGGGTTCGTCAGGCAAGCTGGGGCGGCACTGAGGGCTAATGCAGCAAGGAAGGATCAATCTCAGATAGTTTGTCCTCGTTGCAATGGGCTGGGGAAGTTGGGACAAATCGACAAATAA
- the LOC103989909 gene encoding E3 ubiquitin-protein ligase SDIR1 isoform X1, producing MSYVLRTSRADIESGLPGFIPERRLMRMHVGGRPVNNNSTTFLLTVLVLFMILNSHQMSPNFLLWLVLGVFLMATSLRMYATWQQLQAQAQTHAAAASSFLGGTELRLHVPPSVAFATRGRLQSLRLQLALLDREFDDLDYDALRALDSDNPPDAPSMTEEEINALPVHNYKVQSRQGSATSRQSGGSLPQQASSSSVSATEQKRQESSKLDGDLKTPEDELTCSVCLEQVSVGELIRSLPCLHQFHAICIDPWLRQQGTCPVCKHRVNSGWHAGDDGAADMV from the exons ATGAGCTATGTTTTACGGACAAGTAGAGCGGACATCGAGAGCGGCTTGCCAGGATTTATACCCGAGAGGCGGCTGATG CGAATGCATGTGGGCGGTCGACCTGTTAATAACAATTCGACTACTTTTCTTCTCACCG TTCTTGTTCTGTTCATGATATTGAATTCACATCAGATGTCACCCAATTTTCTG CTTTGGCTTGTTTTGGGAGTGTTTCTGATGGCCACCAGCCTAAGGATGTATGCAACTTGGCAGCAACTCCAGGCTCAAGCCCAAACTCACGCTGCAGCTGCCAGTAGCTTCCTTGGGGGCACAGAGTTGCGGTTGCATGTTCCACCATCCGTAGCCTTTGCTACAAGAGGGCGCTTACAGAGCTTGAGGCTCCAACTTGCTCTTCTTGATCGAGAATTCGATGATCTAG ATTATGATGCTTTAAGAGCATTGGATTCTGATAATCCCCCTGATGCTCCTTCGATGACAGAGGAAGAAATCAATGCCCTTCCTGTACACAACTACAAGGTCCAATCTCGCCAAGGGTCTGCGACCAGTCGGCAAAG TGGTGGATCATTGCCACAACAGGCATCATCTTCTTCTGTATCTGCAACTGAG CAAAAAAGGCAGGAGAGTTCAAAACTAGATGGGGACTTGAAGACTCCGGAAGATGAACTGACATGCAGTGTTTGCTTGGAGCAAGTCAGTGTGGGAGAATTGATAAGAAGCTTACCATGCTTGCATCAG TTTCATGCAATCTGTATCGATCCATGGTTGCGTCAGCAAGGTACATGCCCTGTCTGCAAGCACAGGGTGAATTCCGGATGGCATGCAGGTGATGATGGTGCAGCGGACATGGTCTAG
- the LOC135677238 gene encoding CASP-like protein 5B3, with product MKVVVGSPGTWSGLLLRTGQCVFAGASIGVMVSALGFSNYTAFCYLIASMGLQVLWSLGLACLDVYALKIKRDLHNPVLVSLFVVGDWVTATLSLAAACSSAGVTVLFARDVHFCRTIPQFSCGRFEISVAFAFVTWLLISMSSLVMFWLLASV from the exons ATGAAGGTGGTAGTGGGGAGCCCGGGGACTTGGAGTGGGCTACTACTGAGGACCGGGCAGTGCGTCTTTGCAGGGGCTTCCATTGGGGTTATGGTCTCCGCATTAGGGTTCTCCAACTACACCGCTTTCTG CTATTTAATTGCTTCTATGGGGCTACAAGTTTTGTGGAGTTTGGGACTCGCATGCCTTGATGTCTATGCCCTAAAGATCAAAAGGGATCTCCATAACCCGGTCCTAGTTAGCTTGTTCGTGGTTGGTGACTGG GTAACGGCAACACTATCACTTGCAGCTGCATGCTCCTCAGCTGGTGTCACAGTATTGTTTGCGAGGGATGTGCACTTCTGCCGAACAATTCCTCAGTTCTCATGTGGCAGGTTCGAAATCTCCGTCGCTTTTGCGTTTGTTACATGGTTGTTGATTTCCATGTCCTCATTAGTGATGTTTTGGCTCCTGGCATCAGTATAA
- the LOC135677237 gene encoding ethylene receptor 2-like: MRSLSLPSCGGCDGEDDPSSLWSVASILQYQKAGDLLIALAYFSIPLELFYFVTCSDIFPFRWVILQFGAFIVLCSLSHLAAAFTYAPHSFLLFLTLTVLKFLTALVSLATAISLVALIPQLLRLFVREGLLRQKARELDRDLGLMRRQEEAAWRVPMLTAEIRRSLDRNTILDTTLVQLSAALSLRECAIWMPTSPSSMSLTHQLHSGPRPPASVSTDDADVIEIMSRNGVVILHPKSNLVRAAMASEAVGRVAATRVPLLKVSHFNDESMEASHAILILVLPDGEVREWTSHELETVEVVADQVAVALSHAAILEDSLLIREKLLEQNMVLNRARHDALLAREARESFKCFMTREIIGPIRSIGAIFSLLQVEKLSPQQLGMVTTGLTLSSLIGEAANISGFEEGELELILQQFHVRAILEEAVAMSRLLCACRGVHFKFEVSGQVHRAVVGDTKRILQALWCMLGNVLGLGDCRTIFLQVLVESSMQDDISISKYGVMQQGLEEGAVVLKFEVRRIGIKRKDNNIAHSKHGPDIGDPGISFAICEKLARLMHGSFSALPEAAYEESFQLLIRLPCPRSRDELLMTRHTDIESCPFKGMRVLLMDIDRSSIVITKLLLEKLGCHLTTVHSWRHGVHMMGSQFHLLLIDDKILENNRHEVASRIKQLGSKSWPLFVALTPNSDRKTKERCLQDGMHGVLCKPVILKQMIDELQRITQQLQIPHPLLMTQQN; this comes from the exons ATGCGGTCGTTGTCGCTGCCGTCCTGCGGTGGCTGCGACGGCGAGGACGACCCGTCCTCCCTGTGGAGCGTCGCCAGCATCCTCCAGTACCAGAAAGCCGGCGACTTGCTCATCGCCCTCGCATACTTCTCCATCCCGCTCGAGCTCTTCTATTTCGTCACCTGCTCCGATATCTTTCCCTTCCGCTGGGTCATCCTCCAGTTCGGGGCCTTCATCGTGCTCTGCAGCCTCAGCCACCTCGCCGCCGCCTTCACCTACGCCCCCCACTCGTTCCTTCTGTTCCTCACCCTCACCGTCCTCAAGTTCCTCACTGCGCTCGTCTCCCTCGCCACCGCCATCTCCCTCGTCGCGCTCATCCCGCAGCTGCTCCGCCTCTTCGTCCGCGAAGGCCTCCTCCGCCAGAAGGCGCGCGAGCTCGACCGCGATCTCGGCCTCATGCGCCGCCAGGAGGAGGCCGCGTGGCGCGTTCCCATGCTCACCGCCGAGATACGCCGTTCCCTCGACCGGAACACCATCCTCGACACCACTCTGGTCCAGCTCTCGGCCGCGCTCTCGCTCCGTGAGTGCGCCATATGGATGCCCACCTCGCCTTCCTCCATGTCCCTAACCCACCAGCTCCACAGCGGTCCCCGCCCGCCGGCGTCCGTTTCCACGGACGACGCCGATGTCATCGAGATTATGTCACGTAACGGCGTGGTGATTCTGCACCCAAAATCCAATCTTGTGCGGGCCGCGATGGCGAGCGAGGCTGTTGGCCGGGTGGCGGCCACTCGGGTGCCTCTGCTTAAAGTGTCCCACTTCAATGATGAGAGCATGGAGGCATCGCATGCTATTCTCATTCTGGTGCTTCCCGATGGAGAAGTCAGGGAGTGGACGTCTCACGAGCTCGAGACAGTGGAGGTTGTCGCGGACCAGGTGGCCGTCGCGCTCTCCCATGCTGCTATTCTTGAGGATTCTTTGCTCATAAGGGAGAAGCTTCTGGAGCAGAACATGGTCCTCAACCGTGCTCGCCATGATGCTCTGCTTGCAAGAGAGGCCCGAGAGTCATTCAAGTGCTTTATGACTCGGGAAATCATCGGGCCAATACGCTCGATTGGTGCCATCTTTTCACTGTTGCAAGTTGAGAAGCTGAGTCCTCAGCAACTGGGAATGGTGACAACCGGGCTCACCTTGTCATCTCTGATCGGGGAAGCGGCCAACATCTCTGGGTTTGAGGAGGGAGAGCTGGAGCTGATCTTGCAACAGTTTCATGTTCGTGCAATTCTAGAAGAAGCTGTGGCCATGTCGAGGCTGTTGTGTGCTTGCCGAGGTGTGCACTTTAAATTTGAAGTATCCGGCCAAGTTCACAGAGCTGTAGTTGGGGACACGAAGCGGATACTTCAGGCTCTCTGGTGCATGCTTGGAAATGTCTTGGGCCTTGGTGATTGCAGGACCATCTTCCTCCAAGTCCTAGTAGAAAGTAGCATGCAGGATGACATTTCGATAAGCAAGTATGGGGTCATGCAACAGGGTCTAGAAGAGGGTGCAGTTGTGCTGAAGTTTGAAGTTAGAAGAAttggtatcaaaaggaaagacaaCAACATTGCTCACAGCAAGCATGGACCTGATATTGGTGATCCTGGGATTAGCTTCGCTATATGCGAGAAGCTGGCAAGA CTTATGCACGGGAGCTTTTCTGCTCTTCCAGAAGCTGCATACGAGGAGAGTTTTCAGCTGCTCATCAGATTACCATGTCCTCGATCAAGGGATGAACTACTAATGACAAGGCACACTGATATTGAGAGTTGTCCATTCAAAGGAATGAGAGTTCTGCTGATGGACATCGATCGATCCAGTATAGTAATCACCAAATTGCTTCTTGAGAAACTTGGATGTCATCTTACTACAGTGCATTCATGGCGCCACGGTGTCCATATGATGGGAAGCCAATTCCACCTATTACTTATTGATGATAAAATTCTTGAGAACAATAGGCACGAAGTTGCTTCTCGCATAAAACAACTTGGTAGCAAGAGCTGGCCGCTGTTTGTTGCGTTAACACCTAATTCTGACAGGAAGAcgaaagaaagatgccttcaggaTGGGATGCATGGTGTATTATGCAAACCAGTCATATTGAAGCAGATGATAGATGAGTTGCAGAGAATCACCCAGCAACTACAAATTCCACATCCTTTGTTGATGACGCAGCAAAATTAG
- the LOC135677885 gene encoding probable transcriptional regulator RABBIT EARS yields the protein MEQARYWMITSRNLNEMPFLSSRIPPLGVSSSYDAESWEEQAFARDSAGDLGSCVWPPRSYSCSFCGREFRSAQALGGHMNVHRRDRAMLKHSPSLDSCTPTGAACPPPIASLDQRALVNPNPNSSSISTRVPAAASRLEWKERDSISPLYSSSVVGGNRKRSLFSTTPTSTESATLQLFSLPELNLHKRNSQRWKDEDDSDDYNRCCKRVRRTDSVHPFRVRPSSSGETQPLHPEVLKHDHGPVEELDLELRLGDSPQVKPLCLDEDR from the coding sequence ATGGAGCAAGCAAGGTATTGGATGATAACGAGTAGGAATCTGAACGAGATGCCGTTCCTTAGCTCTCGGATCCCTCCGCTTGGTGTCAGCTCTTCGTACGATGCCGAGTCATGGGAAGAACAGGCGTTCGCCAGAGACTCCGCAGGAGATTTAGGAAGCTGCGTATGGCCTCCCAGGTCGTATTCGTGCAGCTTCTGCGGGCGAGAGTTCCGATCAGCTCAAGCACTCGGTGGCCACATGAACGTGCACCGGAGGGATCGCGCCATGCTCAAACACTCTCCGAGCCTCGATTCCTGCACACCAACAGGCGCGGCATGTCCGCCTCCGATCGCCTCTCTGGATCAGAGAGCTCTtgtcaaccctaaccctaattcatCGTCTATCTCTACTAGGGTTCCTGCTGCTGCATCCAGACTGGAGTGGAAGGAACGCGACTCCATATCTCCCTTGTACTCCTCGTCTGTTGTCGGGGGGAACCGAAAGCGATCGCTCTTCTCCACAACTCCAACCAGCACCGAATCAGCAACTCTACAGCTATTCTCTCTCCCAGAACTAAATCTGCACAAGAGGAATTCTCAAAGGTGGAAAGATGAGGACGATAGCGATGACTACAACAGATGCTGCAAGAGAGTTAGGAGAACCGACTCAGTGCATCCCTTCCGTGTTCGACCATCTTCTTCGGGGGAGACGCAACCGCTGCACCCTGAGGTCCTCAAACATGATCATGGCCCCGTTGAAGAGTTGGATCTTGAGCTTAGGCTTGGAGACAGCCCTCAGGTTAAACCTTTGTGCTTGGATGAAGATAGATAG
- the LOC103989909 gene encoding E3 ubiquitin-protein ligase SDIR1 isoform X2 produces MSYVLRTSRADIESGLPGFIPERRLMRMHVGGRPVNNNSTTFLLTVLVLFMILNSHQMSPNFLQLQAQAQTHAAAASSFLGGTELRLHVPPSVAFATRGRLQSLRLQLALLDREFDDLDYDALRALDSDNPPDAPSMTEEEINALPVHNYKVQSRQGSATSRQSGGSLPQQASSSSVSATEQKRQESSKLDGDLKTPEDELTCSVCLEQVSVGELIRSLPCLHQFHAICIDPWLRQQGTCPVCKHRVNSGWHAGDDGAADMV; encoded by the exons ATGAGCTATGTTTTACGGACAAGTAGAGCGGACATCGAGAGCGGCTTGCCAGGATTTATACCCGAGAGGCGGCTGATG CGAATGCATGTGGGCGGTCGACCTGTTAATAACAATTCGACTACTTTTCTTCTCACCG TTCTTGTTCTGTTCATGATATTGAATTCACATCAGATGTCACCCAATTTTCTG CAACTCCAGGCTCAAGCCCAAACTCACGCTGCAGCTGCCAGTAGCTTCCTTGGGGGCACAGAGTTGCGGTTGCATGTTCCACCATCCGTAGCCTTTGCTACAAGAGGGCGCTTACAGAGCTTGAGGCTCCAACTTGCTCTTCTTGATCGAGAATTCGATGATCTAG ATTATGATGCTTTAAGAGCATTGGATTCTGATAATCCCCCTGATGCTCCTTCGATGACAGAGGAAGAAATCAATGCCCTTCCTGTACACAACTACAAGGTCCAATCTCGCCAAGGGTCTGCGACCAGTCGGCAAAG TGGTGGATCATTGCCACAACAGGCATCATCTTCTTCTGTATCTGCAACTGAG CAAAAAAGGCAGGAGAGTTCAAAACTAGATGGGGACTTGAAGACTCCGGAAGATGAACTGACATGCAGTGTTTGCTTGGAGCAAGTCAGTGTGGGAGAATTGATAAGAAGCTTACCATGCTTGCATCAG TTTCATGCAATCTGTATCGATCCATGGTTGCGTCAGCAAGGTACATGCCCTGTCTGCAAGCACAGGGTGAATTCCGGATGGCATGCAGGTGATGATGGTGCAGCGGACATGGTCTAG